Sequence from the Cervus elaphus chromosome 19, mCerEla1.1, whole genome shotgun sequence genome:
TACCAAGAGTGGGagattctgggcttccctagtggtccaatggtaaagaatacaggagacgtgggtttgatccctgatcagggaactaggatcctgcatgccctggggcagctaagcccatgcaccacaactactgggcctgtgtacctggagcctgtgctctgcaacaagagaagtcaccttAATGAGAAGTCCTcacactgtaactagagaaaagcctgcatcacagcaaagacccagcacagcaaagaaaaaagaaagagtgagagaTTCTGGCTACACTGACTGTAGCAGGATTTTTGCTAAAAATGGACAATGCAAAGACAGGTATAAATCCAAAGATCGAGGCCTGGTTGGGAAGAGGATTCAGAGGAGACTAAAATTTGACCAAAGAGAGTCTGTCATATAACTAAGGCTCACTTACAAttgcctttgtttttaatatttccatCGAAATCTGGATATATTAATAAACTATGGGAACTTTCTGTATTCATTGCTACAGATTATAGAAGGCTTGGACTTTTCTTGAAGCATCTAAGTGTGGGGCACTTCCCAGTTGAATTCATTTACATGTGTTTTTGATTTATCTACTGTGTGCTAGGGACCCTCTCAACTCCAGGGATGGAGCAGTATGTGAGGTGGGAAGAACTGATCTTGGGAGGCTGTCGGGTGGCCTCGGCTGTGATGGCTTGAAGCAGGAATctcagttcccctaccagggttTGAATCTGGGCTGCCGTGCTCCCTGGTTCTTGTCTGCTTTGAAGAATTCAGCAAAGAGATGAAAAGTAGTGAGACAactaaaatgtttattaagaGAGAATATATGTGCAGAGGAAGCATGGGCtggctcagagagagagagagagagtcctgTGCTTTGGGAGGCAGTTCTGGGTTTCCTCCGGCCAGTCATCTTGCTGTGTCTGGCTTTAAAACCATAATTGATCTGGCTAAGGGCCCTCCGATGTGTGCGCGTGCATCTTTTAGCCAAGATAGATTCCAGCACAGAGGTCTCAGGGAAGTTGACAGAACATATTATGGTCTAGCACCCCCTCTCCTAAGGGTCCTTTCTTTGCATGCATAGTTTGGGGGTCTCTGACCTCAAGAAAGAGTAATACGTGGTCTCTTTATCTTTAGTCCAAGCAGGACTCTGCTCCCTCTTGCTCCTGCCATTATCTTTATCTTGAAATATctgttctcaggagacagatgcCAGCTGCTCAGTCTGGGGCCTCAGGGCCTGATCATTCAGATCCAGGACAGGCCCAAGTGCTCAGGTTACCTGGTCCTCTTCCTGATTAAAAGACTCAGTCTTTTGTTATATTATCCATAAGTgaagtttttctttcatgaattgtCACTTTTCCATATCAAAAACAGGTTTCCATGAATACACTTAGATATTAATGCATCATTAACCAATCAGATTCCCTGAAAACCTGGGACCTCCCAGCCAACACTTTCAGTGGggaaatttcatttctaaaattggTAGCAAAGCTTTCTTAGATCCTCAAACATTATCAACCTGAAATAATGGCCTGGAGAAGAATATTTGACTCCTGTTGATAGATAGCCTTTGTTTATGTGGATTCGTTTCGGCAGCCTCATTATCAGTCTGGACATTTTATTTCCCAGGttgcaaatatatatgtgtttcaGCCTCAGGGAAAATAACATCCTCTGTTTTTATGGAAAGCCGTAATGTCTTGTAGCAATATGGGGTGATTTATTAGACTATATACTGTATGTCAGGATTAGCATTCCCTAAAACATATTTTTGTAATGGGTTTTTTTTAGCTTTATGTTTTCAAAAGATAATAAACCCATTTTGGCAGCCATTGTAAAAGCATTGCCAAAGTTAATTAGGTTTTCAGACAGCAGGGGTCTGCCATTAAACAATTTATCTTTGcttcttttcatgctgctttaGCTTAGTTGGGAACTGCTCTATCTGTCCACCTCTGTTCAGCTGGACAATGTATAAACAGTCATAGGCCATTTCATTATTCAAGGGAAAGGTGTGTATATTCATAGGTCATCTCATTATTCAGAGAAAATGTTTGTATATATTCATAGGTCATTTCATTATTCAGGGAAATTGTGTATTTGTGATTAGACTGATAAATCTTGATTTACCACATGTGACTTCACggcagaaatataaataatattataaatttcaTAGATCTCATAAATAACCTATTTTTTTCCACTCTTTATTATCACCCCACATGCAGTGAGATACCATATGTGCAAAATGCATAGTGAGCTGTAGAGATATGGGTTATCCTAATCAGTTAATTTTCTTCACAAGAGATTTTCCAGAGGTCACCTAAGTTAAGGATTAAAGGTTACCCCAGTGAAAGTTGGGTTGCCTTTTCTAGGAGGAGGGGGCAGCATGTGGAAAGTCTTGGAACAGTGCAAGAACAAGTGTGGGGTATGGAAGGCAGATGCTACGTGTGGCCAGAGAACAGCATTGGGGAGCCCTGGGCCTCAGAGTGAGGCAGGGCCAGAGTAGACTAATGGCCACATGAGGCTCCTTGGAAAGGTGGCACGGAGCGGTGACATCTAGGGTTGCCTCCTGTGTTGACCTCACTGTCTGTGGAGAAGGCAAGATTAGGCTGCAGGGAGGTCGAGGAGGAGCCCACGCCATCTAGACAAAAGCTCTCTGAGCCAAAACCTACTCAGGGATGCAGGGATAGGAGAGAGGCGCAGAGCAGCCCAGGAGGGCACATGGGCAAGGGCAGGGGAGGGAAAAATCGAGGTCAACCACCAATCTAGGCTTGGCTGCCTGGTAAGGTCGGTGTGGGGAACAGAGTGCGTGAGGTCAGCACTAACCCCCACAGGGCTTGAGAATGATGGGCACTCTGGGAGATGGCAGGGGCTCAGGCTGGCCCTACAGAGTGGGCGCTTTATATGTAGGTGTCAGCAGGCGAGTAATCATGAGATTGGAATGTACTATTATTGCGGGTGAGAAAGGGCAGGGCTCACTTGGGCTACTGCTTGTTACAGCTGAAATCGTTGTGGACTTTTTCAGAGCACATTGACCGCTAACTCTGTGTTGTTTCTTTAGGAAGCCGTATCACTCTAAACTGGAGGCTTTTGTGAGTCACATGTCAAAAGGACCTGGAGCCTCTTTCGAAAGCCCCTTGCACTCGCTGCCTCTTTACTCCAGTCACCAGCTGTGTGAGATGGGAGAGCTCACGCAGACAGGTAAGTGCAATGACCATTCTTCCACTTACTCTTCCACCCACTCCCGCGTGTGGTGGACGCATGCAGCGGGGCCTCGGGTGAGACGCTGTGGGCATGGGGGTGAGTCAGCACTGTACCTCAAGCAGCTGTGAGCCCACCAAGGTATctcattaaacatttcttttttaaaatatatttattatttttggttgcactgggtcttcattgctgtgtgcaggctttctctagttgcaacaagtgggggctactcttcattgcagtgcacgggcttctcatttcagtgactGTTCtcatgtgtgggctcagtagttgtggagcacaggcttagttgatctgaggcatgtgggatcttcccagatcaaacaaggatcaaacccgtgccccctgctttggcatgtggattcctatccactgctccaaccagggaagtcccgtctgatttctaaatattaaaaatagcccTTTCtcctattattaaaaatatatatattcatggaaGAAAAAGTAGGGATGACAATTAAGCAAAAGAAAGATGAATTTAAAGCACTCATAATCTCACCAAAGAAATTAATAACCTTTCTTCTTGTGTTAATATCTATGCAGTCGTAGGtatgcgcgcgcgcgcacacacacacacacacacacacacacacactcattctcACAGGTTGTATCTTCCTGAGCACTATTTTGTAGCccattttttcacttaataatatatcGTGATAATCTTTCCCTACcaataaatgttcatcaacaacATAATTTCTGATAGCTGCATATTCTTCCACTGTGGATAGGCCATGATGTATGTAACCAGTCCCATGTTCTCAGATACTTCAGACAAAACAGCTAAAAGGTTTTCATGCCCCAGATCTGAGGGACATGCATATGGCAGAGCCCCACCATGCATGGAGTCCGCAAGTGTGTTCCTCACAAAAGCCATCTCTCCCTCTGCAGCCCTGTTCATACTGCTGTGCAGCCAGTTCACTGTCAGCATAGGTTGGTGAGTTAACTGTGGGCTGGGACGAGAAAGAACTGGTGTCCCCAAGAGGTTTCAGCTTTCTACTTCTTCAGTCTGAGACCTCAGAGGACCTTTGTGTGGTCACTGGTCTTCCTGGAGGAATCAGGATGACCTATAGGCCATATTCTGTTTCTTGATCCACCAGCATCTTAGGACCTCAGCTTTGACGGAAAGAAGGTCCATCAAACCCCAATGGTTTCCCAATGTTTTGAAAACTATTATTACTGGGGAGAAGATAGTAAGTGACCAAGTGGGGCAAGATGAAGGCTCTGGAGGACTAGCCTTGAATAAGgagttttgtcaaaagcttttgcTAATTAGTTCCACGTGCACAAGTTCTACATTAGTTTAAAACAGGAGTCctgggatttcccttgtggtccatggctaagactctgtgctcccaatgcagggggcccaggttcagtccctgaacaGGGAATTctatcccatgtgccacaactgaagatcttgtatgccgcaactaagacctggagcagccaaatgaataaatatttaaaaaacaaataaataaaaataggagtCCTCCTCCTACCAGAACCAGAGCCCCCTTTTATTAACAAGTATTTTGTGGTGCTCCCTGAACTATCCCAAAGTGAAATTCAAATATAACCATTCTATATACATAATTTTACAAAACAGTTATATCAGGTATCCTACCTGTAATATGAAgtagaaacaaaaggaaatgattTTATTATGTAATTCTGTATATCTCAGTATAAATGTTTGAGCACACCtttgttagaaaagaaaatgaagtaatcAGTTGCTTGCACATAAATGTAGATGGGTGTGGTGACAGCTACAAATGCAGAATGATCAAAGGATGTGCATTGATGACTCTTAATACCCCATATATCAGGACATGATTTATTTGACAAATGTCATCAAAACAAAAGACAGATGCCCCTTAATTTATTTCTGGAAAATTCAGTAGATGTTATACAAAAATGGCTATATGTCTGTAGACAcaaaaaaacagttttgaaattGAAGTATTAAAACTTCAAGGATTAAAGTATTAAAACTTGAAGGATTTTCACATATGGGAATGTCTTGTACTTCAAAAGTTATTCGGAATTAGAGAACAGTTCCTTGTGAAGACCGTCCAGTCCTTGGCCCCCACACGCAAGGAGTCAGCAGTGTTCCTCCCCGTGTTACTGTGACAACCCAAACCCTCCCTGAGGGCAGAACTGTGCTTGCTGAGAACCACGGGTGGTGCGTAACAGAAACCAACTCAAGCCCCTCCCAAAAAGGACATTTATTATAAAGACTGAGGATGACTCACAGACTCTAAGGGCAAGAATATGACTAGGCCTCCAGAGACTGGTCCCAGCGAAAAGCTGTCTGTCCCTGCCGGTATGGTTTTGCTGTGTGTCTGTCAATGGAGACAGTCCTGGCCACATGTAGAGATGAACTTATACATTCACGTTCTTGAGAGAATCTGATGGTGTCCTTGAGGGTCAGTGTCCATCAACTGGCTGGGAGGTCAGGGTAATTGCATCAAATAGTTTATTCATCCCCATCTTTCTTTCCAATTGACCTATTATCatcattgtttttaaaactaGCCTTACCCTAGAAATCTTATCTGTGGTAGTTTGCTCCTATTCCCTGGTCTCTTTTAATGGTCACTTTTATCTCCTATTTGAAATCTTGCATCGCTGTTAGAATAATCACTTATGAGTGCACACTTTGGGGACCTCACAGGAACCACGTAAGATGCAGCTGATCGTTAGCGTCTACTCCATCCCAGGTGCTTTAGCAGCTGCCGTGTGTAGGGGAGGAGGGCAGCTGGATGGCACAGAGCATGGAAGCCTCCGAGGGTGCTGCTGCGAGCTGCAGGTTCTGACAATAACACAGGCTTTGGCGTAAACAGACCTGTGAAGTGGGGCGTGTGACATATTCCCGACAGAGCTGGTGGCAAGTTGCATTGATACACACATTGATAGTGTGTGTAAAGTGCTGAGCACAGTTCTAGCACATGCTAGGCTCGGCAGATGCAGTGAATGCCTCAGAAGTCCAGCAGTCTGTGTGAACAGGAGGGAATGATTAATGCCACCtgggggagaaagagaaggacagaAAGGAATTATAGTATTGGAGTCAGGATGAGCATTTCactgggagagaaagggaagggcaGGAACCAGGTTGTGAAGATGCGAGTTGTGTTTGGAGAGGAGGAGACACCCTGAATTGGTAATATTTCGGCCTGAACATGTAGGGAGGAGGTGACGTGAGCCGGGACTAAGAGCACAGGTTGGGCCCAGATGGGAGCTGGAGTTCTGGCTCAGCCATATCTTAACTGTAAATGGCTTGGGCCTCagtttgcttttgctttctttgttgggtttttgtgaggattaaaggagaaagGTCTGGTGCACAGTAAGCATAGGTGGCCTCAGAATGCTGGGTGGGCCCAGAAGGAACTGGGGGCCAGACACAGATTCTGGGTGTTGGCCCCTCTGTGCAAGTCATTTGGAAATGCTAAGACCTGTCCCAGCGCAGATCTCTGAGGGGACTCTGCTGTCAATACTCTTCATTCAGAGTAGGACCTAGATAgccttcatgattttttttctgcccCTGAGCTGTTCCCCTTCCTGGGCCAACACGGTTCCCTCTGTCCCACACATTTCAGCCTGAAGTTGTCTTGTCTTTGTGGTTGGGCTTTGCAGACCAGTCGGGCATCTGCATAAGTGGCATCACGGGTCACAGGGCCTGCCCGAGGTTTACActctcagggaactcagatctcaCACTTAAAGGCCATCCCAACGTCCTGTTGGCTGGAGGGTGAGCTTGCTCTTATCTTGGATTGCCTTCTCCTACTTGAAGATAAGGCtttttcagtgtttgtttttgttttgtttttaattgtactGTGGCATAGTTCCTGTGTGTAGTTCAAAACTGTAACTACTAAAGTGAAACTTAAAAATCATGCTGCTATCCCTGTTCTATCACCACCCCCCCATTTCTGTGCCCCTGTCACCCCCAGATAACCATGGTGCGCCCTTCCAAAGTTTCTTTATACAAAACACAGGCAGCTGCCTATACACGTTCttatttttcccctcatttttatttaaaaggagcATAGTAAACACACTGTTCTGCAATTtgctttcccccccccccccaatattcCATCTAGGTACCTGGGAGATCATTCCATATCTGTGCAGGGAGAGTATCGTTGCTGATGGGCAGGTTAAAGGGCAGGACTGGGCAGAATGGACCCAGGAAGTGAGCAGAGAGCCTTGGGCTGGGGGAGTAGGGAGTGTGGCATGAAGGAGGGAACTGGGCAGCCAGGATATGACTTGTTCTCCTTGCCTGACTGATTTCTGTGAGCTCCCAGGCACTCTGAGGAACGATTTGTCCTGGGTAGGAGGGAAAAAGCTCTCCTTAGGCTCCATTACCTCCTGCACCTCCACCAGCAGGCTGGTTTTACCTCTGAGCCCCACCAGTCacagccctcctccagaggagggATCGAGGCAGACAGATGGAAAGGCGTGGGTCCAGAGGACAGGGCCCCACTCTGCTCATCCCTTTGTGTGTAATCCCTTCACATGCTGGTGGGAGCCCCTTCTGGAGGGTCCCTCGCAGTGGGGGCCAGGCTCGAGGGTGTAACCATACAGTGTCTGAAGCCTTCCAGCACTGGGCGAGCCTCGACTCCCCTGGCTGGCCCTTCCACTGAGCTGGTGGTGAGGCAAGCGTGTGACACTCTTGTGTTTCAGGGGTCGTACAGCACCTGCAGAACGGCCAGCTGCTGAGGGACATCTACCTGAAGAAACACAAGCTCCTGCCGAGTAACTGGGCTGCAGAGCAGCTTCACTTAGAGACCACCGGCAAGAGCCGGACGCTGCAGAGTGGGCTGGCTCTGCTCTATGGCTTTCTGCCGGATTTTGACTGGAAGAAGGTTTATTTTAGGCACCAGCCCAGTGCTCTGTTCTGCTCTGGGAACTGCTACTGCCCACTGAGGAACCAGTACCTGGAGAAGGAGCAGCGTCGGCAGTACCTATTACGTTTGAATAACAGGCAGCTAGAAAGGACTTACGAGGAGATGGCCCGGATCGTGGACATCCCCACCAAGCAGCTCCGGGCTGCCAACCCCATAGACTCCCTGCTCTGCCTCTTCTGCCACAACGTCAGCTTCCCCTGCACCAAGAACGGCTGTATCACCATGGACCACTTCAAGGTGATCAAGACGCATCAGAtagaggatgagagagagaggcaggagaagaagctgTACCTGGGGTACGCGCTGCTGGGCGCCCACCCTATCCTGAACCAAACCGTCGGCCGCATGCAGCACACAGcagagggcaggaaggaggggctTTTCACTCTCTACTCCGCTCACGACGTTACTCTGGCCCCGATTCTCAGTGCCTTGGGCCTTACGGGCGCCAGGTTCCCGCGGTTTGCGGCCAGGTTGGTCTTTGAGCTCTGGCAGGACAGGGAGAAGCCCCGTGAGCACTCCGTCCGGATCCTCTATGACGGTGTTGACATCACGTTCCACACTTCATTCTGCCAGGACCACCACAGGCGGTCTCCCAAGCCCATGTGTCCCCTCGAAAATTTAGTCCGCTTCATCAAAAAGGACATGTTTGTGGCCCTGGGTGGTGGTAGTACCAATTATTATGAAGCATGTCACAGGGAAGGATTCTAAAAGGTACACGATGCAGCGCCGAGAATCTACGCCAATTTGAAGGGATGGGGAAGGTCCGCTTCTAGGTCTGTCGGCTGCTAAAGGTACAAGGTAGTTTTTAAAGGCCGGAAATCATGCTTGGGGCCCACGTGAATTTGGGGTTGAACAGGGAGTATGTTGCTGTAATTGGGTACGTAAGTGACTTGGTACACAGTGGTCAGTTCACAGAGAAAGGAAGGTACTTTATCCCAGCTAGACTTTGCTTGGATGCCAGAATAATATTTCAGTGCCCAAAGTTGCCAATTCAAATGTGTATTCTTTTGATCTGCCTTGGTACTGTGTGATGGAACCAGCAAACCTCAGCCAAACCTCCTCTTCATCTGGGACAACCTCACCTTGTCCTTGTTCAGTGAATGGTTTCCTGAAGTGATTCATTTAAAACAGGGGTGGGCAAACTTTTTccataaagggccagatagtaaatatagACTCTGGACCAAAAGGCCACCTATAGCACCTGTCACAGCTGCCCGACTCTGCTCTTGTAACATGAAGGCAACCACAGATGACCCATGAATGAGTTCAGCGTGGCTGTCACACAAAAGAGGCAGTGGGCCAGCCGTAGTCTGAGGGCTGGAGTTTGCTGACCCCCATTCTAAGAAGCAGGCTGTTCTACAATTGCACTTTCAGCACTTTTTGAGAGAACCAGTTGAATACCCAGAATTATTCAGTGGTGCCTCCAGTAACTTCTGCTAGAAACACAGAATCTGGTCTGTGTCTGACATTATAACAAAACTTGAGGGGAAACAAACATTGAATCAGAATGAAtcataaaaaaattattagaataatACTTGATGTTCATGATGATTGTGGTATAAGATAGTTTCGAGTATGTCTTCAATATTTGTCTGCTGTAGTCTATTTGCTGTACATGCTGAAATTTTTGTATTCCATTTAGTATTTTTATAGTctaggaaaatattttctaagatcAGTTTTAGATGTGCTCTTATTCCTATGAAATATTCAATTTACTGTATCTGCTTGGTGGTTAGAAGGGAACCAGAAGCTGAATTCAGGCACTTTCTCCCAATAAAACTAATGATGGCTCATTCCCTTTGACAAGCAGTAGAATTGGAtcaatttttaaaccattttcgTCAATTTCAAATGGTAAATTcagattgatttttaaataagtttttggAAGAACTTTGTTACTAGATAGTTAAATAATCTTTATAAGGTATTTTATACATTAGAAGCAATTATAATTAAATCTGTGATTTCTGCCTAAAATGGTGCTAGTTCTGTGCAAAGAAATGTAAAGTGAGATTCTCCAATGTCGTTGCCATTCCAgccttttttgtctgtttttgtccAGTGTTTCATTTGAATACATCTGTTTCTATTAATAAATTTTTGAAGAATACTCATACATGTAACTCATGGTTTGTACCTATGTCACTCTGTTTCTTTTCAAGTGAGTTttaattgttttatcttttaataaataaaagcattttaaattagaaaactcTACAGTACACATGGGGAAGGGAGGCCCAGTGTGACTAGCAATAGGCCAAGCGGGGCCTGCTAGGGTGACCGGGAGGGACAGAGTCCTGCCCTGGGCCACAGAGGGGCTACAGCTTCCTTCTCTGACAGCAGCATCAGGACTTCGTGGTCAAGGGTGTGTCACAGCTGGTGGCCCTGGACTGGGTGATAGTTTATCTCAAAGTCTTCTTTTATTGCTGAAAATCatgtgttgctgttcagtcaataagtcatgttcaactctttgtgaccccatggtctgcagcacaccaggcctccctgtccttcaccatctcccagagcttgctcaaactcatgtccctggagtcactgatgccatccaaccatctcatcctctgtcgtccccttctcctcctgccctcaatctttctcagcatcagggtcttttccaataagtcggctcttatcaggtggccaaagtattggagcttcagcttcagcatcagcccttccaataaatactcagggttgacttcctttaggattgactggtttgatctccttgctgtgtgtTGTCTCTTGAATATTTAAAGCCTAtgcaagtagtttttttttttttttttttttgctcccacTTGCAATCTATCTGAATCAGAACTGCTAAACACAGCTTGAAGATTTTAAAGTAAAGGTGAatcagaagatattttaaaaatcaattttgcaACATCTGTTTTGTTAAAGGTGGATATTTTGCATAAAAGCCAACATTAAAAGTGCAGAGGTTTTGCCTCCTAAGATACTGGGTATGCATGGCATTAAACTATCCTCCTCATTATCTAGTTCTGACCCATTTCCTTTCTATAAACAAACACTGCGCACCCAGCTGAGGGTGCTGGAGCTTGTCCTTGGTTTCAGGGCAATGGTCTCAATGACTTAGATTATGGCAAGTGTGGGTGTGCACACTGCATATTCAGCTTTGTTGTTTTCATGATTAAAATTAATACATGCACATTGGGAAACAGTCAAACAATACTGAAAACAACTTCAAAGGTGAAGTTCTCTAATCCTACCTCCAGAGAGAACACAATGAGCCGCTTGAAAAATCTTCTTCCAGGAATTTAACTtgcagatacatacatatatatatatatgttggggtcctttaatggaccggaaccttgtggtatggagtcgacgataagaaagtgaaagagagaaagagagagagagagagacaaaaaagacccggggacctaagctctggtggagcaaaggtgctttaatgatttttctatgagtatatataggctgcagtacaagaaacttctttcgggaatgatagagatcagaaaaccaaatgtacagcaaccgttaccaagggaacaaggggtaacgttagtcacaaggtcaggagacaatctatatctcaagtaaggggaaggagattaagctgttttgtcctaaggagaatgtttactaaaggagactcatgcttgcctcacacaatgacctcagtccctgggagcagcgtgctgttccgcttgaagagggacaaaggactcatgagagacagcacgtaggaatcctcccgtcaaacattccctgacatatatatacaaaatttttaaGTGGGAACAAGATTATTCAACCTATATTGTCCTGTGACTTCCTTccctcaaaatatattttgtttcctttaacaGTATGTCTTAGACATATTTCTCATCAACTTGCTTCTCTTAACAGTATGTCTTAGGGATTTCCACGTTGAGAGGAAAGgtgggggaaaggaagaaagagaaagaaggaaagatagcTCTTTTATAGCCATAGCATAATATTTCATGATTTCATGATATAGATGAgacatactttttaatatttttaaagtaattcccttttttctttcgAGATTTtactaaaagaatatttatatagtatTCCTGACACAACAAACATTTTAGCACTTTGACAGCCAGGTAGCTTTATAAAATCATTAGTCAACTGACTGAGTTTATCAATTTAATCTTTCCACAACAAAACGACCAGCTTTGAAAGTAGCTGGCAGGATTGAATAGCAATTGTATCATTGTGTTGATTCAGGATGCATATCCAGCTTTTCCTGACTGTCCaaagtgaacatttttaaaaacaatcttatTTGCTTATGGCTGTGCTAGATCTTTGCTGCTGCGTGGGCCCCTCTCTCactgcagcgtgcaggcttctcactgcagtggcctctctggTCGCAGAGagcgggctctagggcacttgggcttcagtagttatgccACATGGACTCAGCATTTGCAGTTCGCAGGCTCTACAGCACCACAAGCTCAGCTTggctgccccgtggcatgtgggatcttctcagatcagggatcaaacccacatctcctgcgctggcaggcggattctttaccactgagccaccagggaaaccctaaagtaaacattttaatcaAAGATACTGACCTTCAAATGGTGATGCTTAGAGCTGTGTGTTCACATAGTAGACACTGGCCATGGAAAGCTACCAGAAATGAGATGTGGTTCTTCTGAACTGGCATAAGACAACTGGTGAGacgtattttaatttttcattaaaaatgaaattaaaacatatgtcCAGAGCCCCCCTAGAAACTTCCTGGGGACCTAGCGACCTCcagcccttccccctccctctcctgcctgTGTCCCCTTACCTGCgtg
This genomic interval carries:
- the PXYLP1 gene encoding 2-phosphoxylose phosphatase 1 isoform X1, coding for MLFRNRFVLLLALAALLAFVSLSLQFFHLIPVSATKNGVTSKNRKRIMPDPATEPPVMDPVYEALLYCNIPGVAERSMEGHAPHHFKLVSVHVFIRHGDRYPLYAIPKTKRPEIDCTLVANRKPYHSKLEAFVSHMSKGPGASFESPLHSLPLYSSHQLCEMGELTQTGVVQHLQNGQLLRDIYLKKHKLLPSNWAAEQLHLETTGKSRTLQSGLALLYGFLPDFDWKKVYFRHQPSALFCSGNCYCPLRNQYLEKEQRRQYLLRLNNRQLERTYEEMARIVDIPTKQLRAANPIDSLLCLFCHNVSFPCTKNGCITMDHFKVIKTHQIEDERERQEKKLYLGYALLGAHPILNQTVGRMQHTAEGRKEGLFTLYSAHDVTLAPILSALGLTGARFPRFAARLVFELWQDREKPREHSVRILYDGVDITFHTSFCQDHHRRSPKPMCPLENLVRFIKKDMFVALGGGSTNYYEACHREGF
- the PXYLP1 gene encoding 2-phosphoxylose phosphatase 1 isoform X2 → MDLLTALLLLVHLIPVSATKNGVTSKNRKRIMPDPATEPPVMDPVYEALLYCNIPGVAERSMEGHAPHHFKLVSVHVFIRHGDRYPLYAIPKTKRPEIDCTLVANRKPYHSKLEAFVSHMSKGPGASFESPLHSLPLYSSHQLCEMGELTQTGVVQHLQNGQLLRDIYLKKHKLLPSNWAAEQLHLETTGKSRTLQSGLALLYGFLPDFDWKKVYFRHQPSALFCSGNCYCPLRNQYLEKEQRRQYLLRLNNRQLERTYEEMARIVDIPTKQLRAANPIDSLLCLFCHNVSFPCTKNGCITMDHFKVIKTHQIEDERERQEKKLYLGYALLGAHPILNQTVGRMQHTAEGRKEGLFTLYSAHDVTLAPILSALGLTGARFPRFAARLVFELWQDREKPREHSVRILYDGVDITFHTSFCQDHHRRSPKPMCPLENLVRFIKKDMFVALGGGSTNYYEACHREGF